In the genome of Chaetodon trifascialis isolate fChaTrf1 chromosome 21, fChaTrf1.hap1, whole genome shotgun sequence, the window CTAAACAGAACACAGAGAGCTTTATAAGGCAGACATTTCTGTAACGGATGCAAAATATGGTTTTTGAAGAATTTATGTTGTAGATTAAAACCATTGATGTATATCTTGCATGTCCCATGGCACCAGCATACAGTAGGTAGTTTTTCAGGGACTGTAATAGTTGTGAAAGTATGAGAATTTATTTTGACAGCTTTAACAGTGATGAGTGATTAAAACCTGCCTTTTAAAATTGGCATCAAGGTTTTGAGAGTCATTTTTGGCAGAAGCTTGCGTGAATATGACATGACTTTCTGTTAAGAAAGCTGATCTAATGTCTCCTTGTGCGTCTCCTCAGACTCCGTGGGAAGGAGGCCTCTTTAAACTGCGCATGTTGTTCAAGGATGACTATCCTTCTTCACCTCCAAAATGTGAGTTACTGCATCTGACCCATGTTCATTGTAAACACAACTGTTGTTGTGATTACGAGGCATACTGTTGCTATGCTTGTAGAAATCTATCTGCATTATTCAGTCAGTAGGATGGACTCTAACAAATgctacacagaaaaacagctcgTGGAATATAAAGTCAGGTGCACACCACAGCACATGTCTTCCTTTGAGGGCATTTTGCATTACCAGGCATAAGTTCTATCTTGACACCAGCTGTAACGCTGTAATTGAAATGGTAACCCGTGTTCAAGCGCTCTCACTAAAGCTGAGCACTGTCAGACCTGCTTGACACCTTGGTTTCAATTGTTTGGATAACCCGTGTTGGACCATCACAGCAgtagcaaacacacatttttctcacaTCATCCTTTTGTGTGTAAAAGCTTGTTAATGACTTCTAAACACGGCAAAGGTTGTTGAAGCTGATCTAAAAGCAATGGACCGTCTCTCAACTGCATGCCACTCGGGGCCTTGACATTCATTGTAAggaattgttttcattttaacccTCTATTGCCATTCATAAGATATAATTTGGATGTTAATTGGTGGCACCAACCagtggtctcacacacacacacacacacacacacacacacacacacacacacacacacacacacacacacatccatcctCCATTCTTCACAGCATTGTGCACCATTTGCCAGTAATTATTTTCGGAGATGATGCAGCCATGGTACTAAACCATTTGTGACAATTCAACTGCTTAAACATAACATTTTCCTTGGAGTACAATACTGGCCTATTGTGTGAACTAAATCATTACATTACTGCTGGGGGTCACTTGCAGTGTCGGGCCACTGTGACGTACGGTGTTTGTAATATGCAGCAACAAGGGTGCTGTTGTCTGAATGtcacattaaaataacattaaGTCATTGCTTCCGTGAACAACAGAAGCTGCAACAGAAGTTCCATTAGTGGAACGGTTCAGTTGATGCTGTGAAAAAGCCCAGTGACATTTGGGGACTTTGTTCATCGTGTCCAACATTTGTAATGGATCTGAGACTCAAGTGcccttatgtgtgtgtttcaggtaaATTTGAGCCTCCACTCTTTCATCCAAATGTGTATCCATCAGGCACAGTATGCCTATCTATTCTAGAGGAGGACAAGGACTGGAGACCAGCCATCACAATAAAGCAGGTTTGGATTGCCGAGCACAcctcatttacatttacaggGCTTCtccaaaagcttttttttttttttctttctttggtttCATTCTGTATTTGTAAATTTGTAAGTGGCCACAGAAACGTTGATGTCATCTTTGTATAGTTTTTGAATTATACAACTTGAAAGAAAcaaataattttattttgaaataagtTAGCGAATGAGTTCATTTTTGTTAATTCTGCTGGGAATTAGGCACACAGATGAATTGCTGATCTTGAAATCCGTCTGGTTGGTTTATTCATCCTACAGATCTTATTAGGTATCCAGGAACTCCTAAATGAACCAAATATCCAGGATCCAGCCCAAGCAGAGGCTTACACAATCTACTGGTGAGTGACATTGGCTACTATCTTTCATCTTTTCAGACATGATGCTGAAATGCTCTATCACTAGAAGTGTTAGAGCATTGATATCTTAGAAACAGTGGCAAAACCTGTTTCAAGGTTGAAGCTGATGAGTTATACTTGCAGTTATACTTGTACTATTATTACCCAAAGCCTTATCACGCACAGTATTGATACAATAGGAATGGAGGAACAAGTGCAATTGCACTAAACGTTGAGGTAGAAACTTTATGCTTGAGGCCCATTCTCCTCCGGCCTTGaagaagctgaaacaaacagGTATTGATTCGGTTTTGGCCATATTTAAAAATTTTCAACCGGCCACCATCAGCCCAACAACCAGTGATTGCTGAaatatttgtgttgtgtgtgcgtggtgcCCCTTGTAGTTTCAGCTGAGAGATGTGTGCAGATGGCGAGTTTTGCTACATGTGCTTCTTaatctaataaaaaaaacccaaaatgtcaagaaaggaaatattttgATACCTGTTGTaagatattttgttgttttgaggtGCCTGTT includes:
- the ube2ib gene encoding SUMO-conjugating enzyme UBC9-A; the encoded protein is MSGIALSRLAQERKAWRKDHPFGFVAVPTKNPDGTMNLMNWECAIPGKKGTPWEGGLFKLRMLFKDDYPSSPPKCKFEPPLFHPNVYPSGTVCLSILEEDKDWRPAITIKQILLGIQELLNEPNIQDPAQAEAYTIYCQNRVEYEKRVRAQAKKFSPS